From the Oleiphilus messinensis genome, one window contains:
- a CDS encoding YfaZ family outer membrane protein translates to MSLRRLFMLLIFTTASTTSIASDLTVTLSNKSAGIDITPLPPSSQIHTEIGYLRHENSRHLYHADLHAQGQTVIANLPATTGLGFRTMVFDEKNVDGISAGFGGFINLNIPEVPGLSVAGSLHIAPSILSFSDLSGYQWIDLKSRYRVIQNADLLVGYRYVHSGLEEMDNRTIESSFYVGLRYLF, encoded by the coding sequence ATGAGCCTACGACGACTTTTTATGTTGCTTATTTTCACAACAGCATCAACCACATCCATTGCAAGTGATTTGACCGTGACGCTTAGCAACAAATCTGCCGGGATCGATATCACACCACTCCCCCCTTCCTCCCAGATCCACACAGAAATTGGCTATCTTCGTCACGAGAACAGCCGCCACCTCTATCATGCTGATTTACATGCGCAGGGACAAACGGTCATTGCCAATTTGCCAGCAACCACCGGGCTGGGCTTCAGAACCATGGTATTTGACGAGAAAAACGTCGACGGAATATCAGCAGGCTTTGGTGGCTTCATTAATTTGAACATCCCGGAGGTACCTGGACTATCCGTAGCTGGCAGCCTGCACATCGCTCCCTCCATTCTTAGTTTTAGTGACCTGTCCGGCTACCAGTGGATTGACTTGAAGAGTCGCTACCGGGTAATTCAAAACGCTGACCTGCTGGTGGGATATCGTTATGTTCATAGTGGTTTGGAGGAAATGGATAACCGAACCATTGAGTCATCATTTTATGTAGGCCTGCGCTATCTGTTTTAG